One Echinicola strongylocentroti DNA window includes the following coding sequences:
- a CDS encoding penicillin acylase family protein, translated as MKYFGFLIVFIISLVLAVALSVNFGQIPSLGYLMDPYHGFWQNAYSEDELAEEELSVTGLSAPVKVIYDNHLIPHIYAQNEADLMMAQGYVTAKHRLWQMEFQTRAAAGRISEIIGSAALDFDRMQRRKGLGYGAEMGLQFLEENNSATLDLITAYTKGVNQYIDQLDMSKTPVEYKILDYRPEHWTNYKTVLLLKYMADMLVGDKDIEFTNLRKQLGETMVNRLFPDRPASGDPVIEADHQWDFEPLDVVRPDSIDYPDLSLLIEPIPSPEPGVGSNNWAVSGSKTKSGRPILANDPHLGLNLPSLWYAIQLSTPDFTVKGASLPGALGVISGFNENIAWGVTNATRDVRDWYAIEFKDDNRLEYLYNDQWIQSSIRVETIQIKGDVPHQDTVIYTHYGPVVYDKSFHPNSQKLNFALKWTAHEGSNEQGTFLGLNRAKNHADYLSALDHFTAPAQNFVFASKNGDIAMKVQGKFPLKWPEQGKYLMDGNNPLFEWGDYIPFDQNPATLNPDRGFVSSANQYSVGESYPYYIFDNSFEDYRNRRINDRLREMENITLEDMKALQFDDYDLHAAEALPPMINYLTQDTTMILGEHNEALLGILRKWDFYADPDAKGPVIFDIWWGHFKDSVWKWLGSEGGAVVYPDDFTTTSIMKKSPQDSVFDLASTPEIKEDAVDHLVKSFEETAIAWEALKEEKGENISWSAYKNTTIQHLVPNFKSFSRAGIFTGGGRSIINATSERHGASWRMLVELGNDVKAFGIYPGGQSGNPGSKFYDNFIETWAEGEYVDFSFRAESSTADALFTTTLTPTD; from the coding sequence ATGAAATACTTTGGTTTTTTAATTGTTTTTATCATTTCGCTGGTTTTGGCTGTAGCGTTGTCCGTGAATTTTGGCCAAATACCTTCTTTGGGCTATTTGATGGATCCCTACCATGGGTTTTGGCAGAATGCTTACAGTGAAGATGAGCTGGCTGAAGAAGAATTAAGCGTGACCGGACTCAGTGCTCCCGTCAAAGTGATCTATGATAACCACCTTATTCCCCATATTTATGCCCAAAATGAGGCAGACCTTATGATGGCCCAAGGCTATGTCACTGCCAAGCACAGGTTATGGCAAATGGAATTCCAGACCAGGGCAGCTGCAGGAAGAATTTCTGAAATAATAGGAAGTGCAGCGCTTGATTTTGATAGGATGCAACGACGAAAGGGCTTGGGATATGGGGCCGAAATGGGGCTCCAGTTTCTCGAAGAAAATAATTCCGCCACGTTGGATTTAATAACGGCTTACACCAAAGGGGTCAATCAGTACATTGATCAATTGGACATGAGCAAGACACCTGTGGAGTACAAGATACTGGATTACAGGCCAGAGCACTGGACGAATTATAAGACGGTGTTACTGTTGAAGTACATGGCTGATATGTTGGTGGGAGACAAGGATATCGAATTCACTAATTTACGGAAGCAATTGGGAGAAACGATGGTCAATCGATTGTTTCCTGATAGACCAGCAAGTGGCGATCCAGTAATAGAAGCAGATCATCAATGGGATTTTGAACCGCTTGACGTGGTACGGCCAGATAGTATCGACTATCCTGATCTGTCCCTGCTCATCGAGCCTATCCCTTCACCTGAGCCGGGAGTGGGATCGAATAACTGGGCAGTTTCTGGAAGTAAGACCAAGAGTGGCCGTCCTATTTTGGCCAATGACCCCCATTTGGGACTTAATTTACCGAGTCTTTGGTATGCCATACAGCTTAGCACGCCTGATTTTACAGTGAAAGGAGCATCACTCCCTGGAGCACTGGGTGTCATCAGTGGATTTAACGAGAACATCGCTTGGGGTGTGACCAATGCCACAAGGGATGTAAGGGACTGGTACGCAATTGAGTTTAAAGACGACAATCGGTTGGAGTACCTTTATAATGACCAATGGATACAAAGTTCCATCCGGGTAGAGACTATCCAAATCAAAGGCGATGTCCCTCATCAGGACACGGTAATCTATACCCATTATGGGCCAGTAGTCTATGACAAAAGTTTTCATCCAAACAGTCAGAAGTTGAATTTTGCCTTAAAATGGACTGCCCATGAAGGCTCTAACGAACAAGGAACTTTCTTAGGGCTGAACAGGGCAAAGAACCATGCCGACTACCTTTCGGCGCTGGACCACTTTACAGCGCCAGCTCAGAATTTTGTGTTTGCTTCAAAAAACGGGGACATTGCCATGAAGGTTCAAGGGAAGTTCCCCTTAAAATGGCCAGAACAGGGCAAATACCTTATGGATGGAAACAATCCCCTGTTCGAATGGGGTGACTATATACCCTTCGACCAAAACCCTGCTACACTGAACCCTGATAGAGGGTTTGTCAGCTCAGCCAATCAATACTCAGTAGGGGAGTCTTATCCCTATTACATTTTTGATAATAGTTTTGAAGATTATAGAAATAGGAGGATCAATGATCGTCTGCGCGAAATGGAGAACATCACATTGGAAGACATGAAAGCCTTGCAGTTTGACGATTATGACCTCCATGCTGCGGAGGCATTGCCCCCGATGATCAATTATTTGACACAGGATACGACAATGATCTTAGGTGAGCATAACGAAGCATTGTTGGGAATTTTGCGTAAATGGGATTTTTATGCTGATCCTGATGCCAAAGGCCCAGTGATCTTTGATATTTGGTGGGGACACTTTAAGGACAGTGTGTGGAAATGGCTCGGTAGTGAAGGAGGGGCAGTGGTGTACCCGGATGATTTTACCACCACTTCCATAATGAAGAAAAGCCCTCAGGATAGTGTTTTTGACCTTGCCAGCACTCCGGAGATAAAAGAGGATGCTGTGGATCATTTAGTGAAGAGTTTTGAGGAAACAGCGATAGCTTGGGAAGCCCTTAAAGAAGAGAAAGGGGAAAACATCTCATGGTCAGCCTATAAAAACACTACGATACAGCATTTGGTGCCTAACTTCAAATCATTCAGTAGAGCAGGGATATTTACAGGAGGAGGAAGGAGCATTATCAATGCCACTAGTGAGCGACATGGGGCCAGCTGGAGGATGCTGGTAGAATTAGGGAATGATGTGAAGGCATTTGGGATTTATCCTGGCGGCCAATCAGGAAACCCCGGAAGTAAGTTTTACGATAATTTTATCGAAACTTGGGCGGAAGGAGAATACGTTGATTTTAGTTTCAGAGCTGAGTCCAGCACGGCCGATGCCCTTTTTACCACTACTTTAACACCGACAGACTGA